One Mycobacteroides abscessus ATCC 19977 genomic window carries:
- a CDS encoding SMI1/KNR4 family protein has translation MLADQQRALHERDAHYDLPDKLKPATRNDIRARERQWGLYLDADHRELLQVSDGLHAFCGFDDLFSLADSEPGSQNWKAMKAYIAGASLGPEYFGAHSFNQLMPVLGAEGDHIMLVAVAHSYYSDEPGVVFELGGDGPNGIGRYPTLMEAVRSKAESYQKELKYMNA, from the coding sequence ATGCTTGCCGACCAGCAACGCGCCCTGCACGAGAGAGACGCCCATTACGACCTTCCCGACAAGCTCAAACCGGCAACACGCAACGATATTCGCGCCAGGGAACGGCAGTGGGGCCTTTACCTCGACGCCGACCATCGTGAATTGCTCCAGGTCTCCGACGGCCTGCACGCCTTCTGCGGATTCGATGACCTGTTCTCGCTTGCCGATTCAGAGCCCGGCTCGCAGAACTGGAAAGCTATGAAGGCATACATCGCGGGCGCATCCCTCGGCCCTGAATACTTCGGCGCCCATTCCTTCAACCAGCTCATGCCCGTCCTGGGGGCCGAGGGCGATCACATCATGCTCGTCGCCGTCGCTCACTCGTACTACAGCGACGAGCCGGGAGTGGTCTTCGAGCTCGGTGGCGACGGGCCCAACGGCATCGGCCGCTACCCCACCCTGATGGAGGCGGTGCGGAGCAAGGCGGAGTCGTACCAGAAGGAACTCAAGTACATGAACGCGTAG
- a CDS encoding TetR/AcrR family transcriptional regulator, translating to MIALGGWSVVVANLEGRASRRTQAQRSAEMRTRLLDATVECLVAHGYAGTTTPRIAEMAGVTRGAQAYHFQSKEDLVVAAIEHLAQQRTQAAIREIARLQGNPDPVSAVLDFMWEIHQGPIFVATMELWIASRTDKVLAQQIQRMEPFVNSALAAAIVQLLPEHPAPAELAKIVYTAMDTLRGILIASFVDGDVERARRRWARASAHLRAVAVAAFPSLG from the coding sequence GTGATTGCCCTGGGAGGCTGGTCGGTGGTGGTAGCGAACCTTGAGGGGCGGGCATCGCGCCGCACTCAAGCGCAGCGCAGTGCCGAGATGCGCACGCGTCTGCTCGATGCCACAGTCGAATGCTTGGTGGCACACGGCTACGCGGGAACCACCACACCGCGGATCGCTGAAATGGCAGGCGTCACTCGTGGCGCGCAGGCCTATCACTTCCAGTCGAAGGAAGATCTGGTGGTGGCTGCCATCGAGCATTTGGCGCAGCAACGTACACAGGCCGCGATCCGCGAAATCGCACGGCTACAAGGAAATCCGGATCCGGTGTCCGCGGTGTTGGACTTCATGTGGGAGATCCATCAAGGTCCGATATTCGTTGCCACCATGGAACTTTGGATAGCATCCCGGACCGATAAAGTACTGGCGCAACAGATTCAGCGAATGGAACCGTTTGTCAACAGTGCGCTGGCTGCGGCTATTGTCCAGTTGCTCCCTGAGCATCCGGCGCCAGCTGAACTGGCCAAAATCGTTTACACCGCAATGGATACCCTGCGAGGAATCCTCATTGCAAGCTTCGTTGACGGCGATGTGGAGCGCGCCCGTCGGCGTTGGGCCCGCGCGTCTGCTCATCTGCGCGCAGTTGCGGTAGCGGCATTCCCTTCGTTGGGCTGA